The segment caatataatAACGCATTCAGGATGTTGCAAGTGCCATGCGCAAGTGGTGCAAATCCCTGTTGTGCAGAGTGCGGGCCTATcatagattttgattttgagtagATATAAGTAGACttaagtatagtatagtatagtttgAAGTCGATTGGAGAGTAGACTCTTAGGCGTCGCGTGGTGCGTACGTGACAATCGTCAAGAAGTAAGCGGGGCCACAGGCGCGACCTCATAGCGTCGAGCAGTTACTAGGGAGTTAAGAGCATTTTAAAAAGAACTGTCACTATCCCTATTGTGATATGTGTAAACGTTCTTCAGACTGGTGAGCGTGAACGAGCGCGTGTGGCTCGGCTGCGGCGACGAGTCGCACGTGTGCGCCGCGGCCGCGCTGCTGCTGGAGGCGGCGCGCGCCGAGCTGTCGCCGCTGCCGCccacgccgcgccgccgcgcacTCGCGCGCTGCAAGGACCTGCACGAGGCCACGCTCTCCGCCCTCCAGGTGACTAGTGACCACTCACCTATGGCGGGCTGTGGCGACGAGTCGCACGTGTGAAATTCTGTTCTTTACAAATCCTGCagaaaccaaggatttttcaGGGATTAAAGTAGTCTATATTCAGCTCTGAGTTCCAATTTGTCTGTatataaatcggttcagcgatTAAGCCGTAATAGAACACTGGACAGACCTACTTTCACATATAATATCAGTAAGTATTAGTATGgacaaccaactagtggttgaggcctgcaatgaCACTCCCAACGTTAGCGCTAAattcaagcagaggcgtcccaaaaacgtcctttacgatcctgacgatgacatgacgaccgacaatgcttctcGGGCAACGCAAACACAATCACAAGCGTCTTCGTCGGCGGAGACGAGGCCCCCGATATCTAACGCCACCCGCACGTCCGGACGTCTTATTTGTTAACTTGGGAGCGTcgggactgattcactcagacCACGGTTATCCCTTCCTGaccggccctctaagccgaagtTCGAGTCGAGTCTCACTAAAGACGCCCTTAGAAATTCGTTCCGTCCTCTGTCTTTATATCTGTGTTTTGACGATTCTGTTATCGAAATTACTGACATATCTATATTTGGTCGTATAAAACACATCATTGTTTGAGCTGTAAACAAactaaaatgataataacagaAAATATGTCTTTTCCAGAGTCGACCAAATACGCAAGAGCTGATCGATAAGCTAACAGTGGCGCAGGCGCATCTGGACCGATTAGATTAATTTACCGCATCTTGCATGGACCACAATATATTCGTttaaggctgccagtccactgAAACGGAGcaaggcagcggagccgagaaacagAGAaataaccaataggattgcacaaaatctccgctcctcttaagtgaacagggacttgcgagctagtttaaaaattcatataaaacagGTAAGCGGAGCGTGGATACGGAACGGggttaagtaaattaaatttaaattttgctcCGCAACCTCCGGTGGACAGACTCAACTCCGCTCTGCATTAGTCCGattctccgctacgctccctcaTTCCGCTTTGATGGACCGGTGGCCTAAATCAGGAGTTCCTAACCAGTGGGACGTCACTGGTAGGAAGGGATCTATTGACCCTTGGCTCAACGCATAAAAGGTTAGGAAAATCgtttaaataatcaataatgcgatatttattaaacaattcaTTCGAAAGAACAATCGGGATCCTCATTTAGAAAATAGGCTCTTTGTGTcactgtttaatttttattacatcagAAGACCCcagcaagtaagttgaacccaTTTGATAGTTGGTATTTTGGtaacataaaatttatacaATGAAATGACCGGAAGATCAAAGAAATGTGTTCGCATAGTTCAACTTCAATTACAGGCCACTTATAGTGCGACACAAAAgtgtagaaaataaatttatatatttttttcattattttatattgatctgttgaaaataatttattatctaatataaataaattaataaatatatttctgagaggagactcgagctcagcagtgagccgaatatgggttgataatgatgaatgaaatatatTGAGAAAATAGTTACTATCTAACCCCGAAGTAAGCAtcatgtgttatgggtactaagatagctaaTTTCATGATTTATATGATTTAAACGTAATTAAATTCTAGCCAATCctcatctaaataaattatatttattgtaattcgtcTGGTAATTGTTCGAATttccaaaattaatttataatctgataaaactatcaataatgattggttgctctataataacagatctttgtgataattacagtaaatgtggtgttgccacaGTGAATTtattagttccatttttattaacttctactCTTTTGTGTCACACTTTATTATGTTTGAAAATTAAGACATGTTTTATCGTTTAACTTAATTGAACTTTGTCGTGAGCCATCCACAATGGCTCTAATTTCATATGGTTCCTACagtattgttttattatgttaACAGAGAAGTAATAAGAAAACGGTTGTAGCACAAAAAAAtatgacttttttttgtttgatggCTTCGCAAAAGAAAGGAGAGTCTCTTTAaggctttttaattttgatatacaTTTTACTTAACCTATTACTAATATCGTCAGATATCACAAACCATTTGTCTTTTTACTTCTTTGTATACGGCGATATGCCGACCAAACTGGTCCAATGAaaacacattattttatattgcaatGTGACGTAATCGggttattttataatgaaacacattatttttgacatcagatgttttaatgtaggtattatttattaaatctattccagtacaattacaaaaattttcttactattttttttaacttaattaaacgTAACATGATTTGTAAAACTAATATGTTATATGTGGCAGTGACTGATAAATTAATCGAATCTGTTATAATTTCTTAGTTTAAGTGCTATTTACATTCGGAACAATGCTGTATTAATTACTTAGTTCTAATTATGTGCAAGTGATAACGTACGTTAAACGATTCTGCTAGCCGGAATCGGTTGTGatttctatttttgtaaataaaatatcattgtgcccatgttttttttatttatctagaaAACCATGCATTTTTACAATGTGAATACAAAACTAGAAACTTGtatgatacaaaaatattaaatatacgtaTATTTACTTTGGTAGAGTCCATAAGTTTGCAAGTCCTTGGAAAAAGATAAATCAATTCTTTATTTGTTATTCATTGACAATAccaatcatcattagcaacttaTGTTCGGTTCaatgttgaacacgagtctcctctcagaaatgaGAGGACTtgggccaatagttcaccacgctgtcccaatgcgaaTTGccgacttcaaacacgtagagaagtaagaaaactcaggtatgcaggtttcctcacgatgtttttccttcgccgtttgagacacgtgatatttaatttcttaaaaatgcatatGCAAGGTATAACTtgaaagttcgaggtgcatgccccgggccggattcgaacctccgaatcgaaggcagaggtacaATGCCTAGTATAAATTAAACAAGGCATTATTATTGAAAGTATTTGCTGGTAACTTTTtggaattattttaaatttttactaagttagctcttgacttcaatctctcctgatggtaagtgataatgcaatctaagacaggAAGAAACCTAAGGTCTTGATTAGGATGTTTATACTTTATAATTTTCGTCATATCagtacaagtattttttttcttaaatcaaGATCACAATTTTCAGTTTGTACGTAAACcgttttacatattataattattagataaatatatcaatttcaattattaaatttcacTCTCTATAACTTGAGATTTCTACATCCTATACCTACTCAAAACTAATTACTTAAGGACCAAATTCACGAATTCACGAACGGAGTTTACAGAGTTTACCGAGGAACCCAATTACAACTGAAACATGGATTctgtagagacagtttttataatcgcatacgATCATTGATCATGTACTGTGGCAGAAAAGAAATGTTTAGCGACGCAGGTGCTTAAGTAACTAGTCTGAGGTCCTACACGTCCTGGGAACTACAGCTTGGAAAATTCGTtggtaacactcccgatggtcgtGTAGCGATAAGTGAAAACCccatgactgatgcacctcactacccgcatgcacgatttcacacccgcgcagtctttccccccgtcgcccacatatcatgggagtgtcatcaacgaacttgccaagctatacactAATATTAGCTAGATACAATGCTGATTATCAGCTGATTTTGACACTACGGGGAATCATCGAAAGGATTTGTGTTCACCTGATGATGATCGTCCGGATAAGAATATAAGGTTTGTGTTCCACTAATACTTGGTAGCCCCACAGTGTTCATGGGGGATATTATGACATTGTTGTACTTCTGCGGTTCTTTGTTCGTAGAGTTATGTCGTACTACCGTCGTGTAACTTGGGGTTGATTTTGATGGCACGTCTCTGATTCTGGTGGCTGCTCGGTATGTGCCGAACTCGTCTGGAGGCGGCGGCAGGGAGAATCCGTCCGAGTTTTGTGTGATTTCGGAAGTTTCGTCGCTTATCTCTTTTGCTGCTTTGTGGCGCATTTTTCTGGGCATCGTGTAAAATGTGTTCATCtgtaaagtaaatataatataggtaagttAAACCAAATTTCAAGTATTTCCCCCCTAAAGGCATTTTTTGCTGGTTgcttgtaaagaaaaatttcGCCTAAGTCGCAAAAATTGTCTGACTTACATTCAAACAAGTAAACcgatgaggagttcccttaactgtcatacgtcttcatcatcagacccttaatgacagtcacaacccatctaggtggaaagttctcatcaatacaaattaatcaaacccaaacacCAGGTAggtactgtaaaccgttgaggagttccattaaCTATCCCTTGTCTATGTATAGGAAAGGTGCGGGTGGCAACACGCGCCATAAGATCAATGAATAAGTAATACGTACCCATGTCTGCTGCCCGCTAAATCATCACCCTACTACTAATACTACAGAGTATAATAACATTGTCATACCCTACAGTACCCCCCATAACCCCTGTACCGCGCAGGCGAGGACTTATGTACCTAAGAGCATAAGATAGTTTCATTTCCTTACCGGTTTGGGTACATTGTAGCTAGTTTCAGGCGGCAGATGCATCACAAGATGGTCGCACAGCATATCCATCTCTCTCTTTCTGCTGATGTTCTGCAAGGAGTGAACGCGACAGCTAGCGCTGTGCCGCGAGAGGTCATTGCACTTTGGCTCGTGTTCAGTTTCATGAGGATACCGCGCCGAGTGGAACGAGCTGGTCCTTCTCACGTCGAAGTTCTTCTGTGGATACTTTGCCATGGCTCTTCTGAACGACTCTGTTCGTCGCACGTTGAATTCGCTACCATCGTCGCTGTCGTGAAACGTTTCACATGTCtctatacagaaaaataataacttcTGAAAAATTTGCGTGATCATCGCAAGTGGATTGTTGCTTACAAGTCATTAACATAATCTCTTTGCGATAATCtcattattatgtaataaagtttaatagtttattaaagttattaaaattgcaTCTACAAGGATGAAAGAATGAGCTTAGTGCCCGGTCTTACATTTACGACCATATAGGAAGACGAGACTGCCAGCACTGCGCGGCATTTTTACCTTAATATAAATGGTACGCCGTGTATTTACGAAATATACCAAActctttgttttaaaatatttttctaaggTTTAATAAGGTAAAGGTAGGTATAACGTCGGGTCTTCTCCGACCCGTGTAGGTAACACGgggcgggggtacgggcctcgaggcaacgcctccttgcccgggcgTGTCGCGGGGGATCTTACTCCCCCGGTGTTTTCTTTCAACCCCTCTCGGGGTTGAGGCCAATAGGCCTACAGGTTTACTTATGTATTCAGCTCCGgtggccccgcgcggactgcgatttCTCGCTATACTGCGTCGAGGCAGCAGCGGGTTCAGTTGGACACGTGTCGGAATAGCGCAGCCATCCCTGCTTGGATGGCCGCTACTGGTCCTTGGCCTTGTAGGTAAGTAGAAAGCCACACATCAGCGCTTCCACGATCACCCGGACGACGGCTGTTAGGTCCATGGTGGCCGCGCCTTCGTCCTGTTGGGGGGAGGCTGATGATGGGGCCTGTGATGAGGTCGCTCTAGGCGATGttgttgtaggtacctattttaaattaatttaaaactgatAGATGGCGCTCTtttgacgtgatatttaacCTTTTTTAAACCACAGAGACAGCGCGAGCGTCGTTGTGTTCGTCTCATGTAGAGCACTCACCGTCAGTGCTGAAAGCGCAGAGCGGCGGGTCCTGCAGCGCGCGCGGTATGTCCGCCCGCGAGCCGCGCTCGTGCGCGCACAGCACCAGGCCGCACGCCGCCAGCGCCAGCAGTGCCACGCCGCCGCACAGAGACAGCGCGAGCGTCGTTGTGTTCGTGTCATGTAGAGCACTCATCGTCAGTGCTGAAAGCGCAGAGCGGCGGGTCCTGCAGCGCGCGCGGTATGTCCGCCCGCGAGCCGCGCTCGTGCGCGCACAGCACCAGGCCGCACGCCGCCAGCGCCAGCAGCGCCACGCCGCCGCACAGAGACAGCGCGAGCGTCGTTATGTTCGTGTCATGTAGAGCACTCATCGTCAGTGCTGAAAGCGCAGAGCGGCGGGTCCTGCAGCGCGCGCGGTATGTCCGCCCGCGAGCCGCGCTCGTGCGCGCACAGCACCAGGCCGCACGCCGCCAGCGCCAGCAGTGCCACGCCGCCGCACAGAGACAGCGCGAGCGTCGTTGTGTTCGTGTCATGTAGAGCACTCATCGTCAGTGCTGAAAGCGCAGAGCGGCGGGTCCTGCAGCGCGCGCGGTATGTCCGCCCGCGAGCCGCGCTCGTGCGCGCACAGCACCAGGCCGCACGCCGCCAGCGCCAGCAGCGCCACGCCGCCGCACAGAGACAGCGCGAGCGTCGTTGTGTTCGTGTCATGTAGAGCACTAACCGTCAGTGCTGAAAGCGCAGAGCGGCGGGTCCTGCAGCGCGCGCGGTATGTCCGCCCGCGAGCCGCGCTCGTGCGCGCACAGCACCAGGCCGCACGCCGCCAGCGCCAGCAGCGCCACGCCGCCGCACAGAGACAGCGCGAGCGTCGTTATGTTCGTCACTGCGCTTATTGTCTCCGCTCCACCTGTCAAACcaaactatttattatgtactcTGTGGTAACGAAATATCTCAAAAGTGTCTAGatatgaaaaatttattattggaGTTTATGGGTTTAGGAGGGTACAAACCATTATTTTCATCAATGATAGAGTCCTTTTCAATTTCCACACTTTCACTGTCACCTTTCTCATTGAAAGCAATGATGACGAATTTGTAGTTCGCTTGTTTGGGCTCCTGTATCATGAACTTCGGCTCTTGGGTTATAATGGACACGAGTTGTTCATCCGAGTCCAAAGAGTAcacaataaatttgaatttctgaaacaacaaaaacagtacgtacaaaaacaaataacaacatGCCTATCAAAGACTACGAGCAAAGACCTTATTTATTCAGGCCTCAAGGTTTTAGGCTCGAGGATGGGACCAGAAAAGAAAATATAGcgttttttattccaaaaaagtACACCTTTCCATTAaacacactagctgacgccagcGTATTCGTCGAGACGTCGTTCCGTATTTCTCTTAATCCTTCATTCAAATCCTTTGGCACTCGAAATTTTGAGTCTCGGTTAATCGACGCGATCCTAGGCTGGCGGAATTCTACAGAACATTTTTTGACAGATTTTCCACCTGAGAAATTTGGGTGAAATTCCGTTAAATTTGAACTAAGGATTAGCGGGAACAGgccaagagaaaaaaaaatatgcttttcTTATATCAACCCTTTAAAATTTTTGgtagttttatttctttcttttgttctGACCTGTTGCATGCCGCCATCGTAGCCTTCTTCACAGGTGACGGTGATCTCCTTCAGCGCGTTTATGACCGCTTCACAGTTGGTGGGCGTGCGCGGAGGCGTCTCGTCAGTGATCATGAACGTGCACCTCTTCGGTTGGAGCTCGTTGTTTATGATGCCGTTCAAACCCCAACAGTATATTAGAGCTGCCATAAAACAcacattacatttaattacattatccAATTTCTTTGTGTTTAATGACAAGAAACTACTTAGTCGTACTGTTATTGGAAACGATTGTTTTATTTCGCGAAAAAACCGAAAAATCTAAGCGTCATCGCGAACCTTCTCGCGAAATTATGGCGTAGTCTGTGGAAATCATTCACTATTATAGTATTTCGCCAATAGACAATACAAAGCTACCCTCAAAGTTGCAACAAATTAAGGGTTAAAATAGTGCATATTTGATCAGAATCGGTAATGaaatttataggtacatatgaatgatgttagaagaaaaaactGGAAGATAGGTTatataaaccacattcgatgtttacaactggcacacaaaaattatttcagtggcATTGTTAACGCCGCGAttagtgcggcgactgagctcaggtttgctaattagcatagttttaacgtgccacttgcggtccgtGTATAATCTATCTACCTCTATTTGTCTTCTAACGTCATtatgaacataataatatatactcaCTGGTTGTTCCATTAGGCCTGATATACGACAGAACGGAGTCATCCGTTTCCAGCGTAATGGAATGGTTGCTGCGCAGTTTGCTGCCATTGACTTCGTGGATTAGTAGCCATTGGTACTTTGTGGGTTCTGGGTTGGCTTGAACTTTGCAAGTCAAGTTCTGGCATTCGTTATCTCCGACGCCATATTCCACCACGGTTTCATCTTCACAAAACGGTGGATCTGAAATGAAATATCTTTATATAGCTTCACACAGTTATGCATAACACGATAATATTACATGgttttattaatagataaaataaaagtagcaCAGAGGAGAAAataattcttaaataatattgtccTGGGTCAGTCTGTAATACATTGACATTTTCATCATCCCAAGAAATAGTTGTCACATCTAAGTAGAGAACACGTTTCGTCGGTCACTGTCACAAAAACATCTAATAGTAACATCACCAAACTCCCTTTCCTGATTATGGCTTCTTAAAGTCAGGTAAGCTAGAAAGAAACCAGGGATGAAATCCAAGTTGgagttaacttttattaaatttaaattaaattaaattgtagatGACAGGAAACAAACACCAGAAGAGCATTCTACATTTGGTGCTATCTATCatcgtcatcgttatcaacccataatcggttCATTGCTGAGCTTTAGTCTCCTccaagaatgagaggggttagaccaaatagtccaccacgctggcccaatgcagtttggcagacttcatacacgtagataattaagaaaacactCAGGTATGCAGGGTTCCCAAAAGTTGATTAGAAACTACACCctcgggaatcggaggcagaggcatcatatccactggactatcacggctctacgaGTAAATGACGAATCGCTCTTTTGCTGTAACGAGTAAGAAATGTAGATGCAAAATGTTTTACTGTTTTGCGTATCATGACGAAACTACAATAAGGTGTTATTCTCTTAGCGTCTCACACGTGACATCGACGACGATGGGCTCGCTGTAGGTGGTGCCGAGCTCGCTGATGGCGCCGCACACGTACTCGCCCGCGTCAGTGTCGCTCACTGCGCTCAGCGTCAGTGAAGGCTGGACCGCCGAGTCTGTGTCTTGATACTTTATGTCCCCCTGTGCAATGTCaaagtaaagttaaaattcatttatttcaattaggcttatcatcattatcaacccatattcggctcactgctgattttttgtttatcagcATTTTAGAAATTCACCTAGAACATTAATGAAGTTAAATTATGTGGTAaggttttaagttttaagtctatacatataaataaaaatcaattcctGATTATGAATCATCATATTATTAGAAATTAGAACGGCTGTAGTTATGTCTATATATCATAATTAAGTCACATGTCTCAATGTTATAAATTCACATTTGGCATAAATGGCATTGCTCCTCCTCTGATTTTAACAAaaggcaaaaatatttttattgcttttcgaaatattattaattatagaggtatttttttagttattccTGGCACTATATTATGTAGACACCTACCTCATGAAACCAAATGAGCTGATGAACGGACGGATTGGCTTGGTAACTGCAATTCATTGATACGTTGGAGCCTTTCACAACTGCCAACGTGTTGTCCTCCAACGAATCTTCTACGACGATTTGCACAATTGGTGGATCTGGAATTTATATTTCAGAAATATAATGTGAACTCCTGAAGCTATCGAAACCCAGAACTGTAGTGTTCGTATGATATTCACTGTCATTatgtttattgaaataaaacgcCATTCTTAGTTACGCGTGCGAATTAGGGAATAAGTTAGGAtacgtgctgccatctacaggcacgtgaaacagtgtttgttattttaaactaccagtagatggtgttgttagagaactttgaaacaatccctttttgtacacttcaagaacctgttgcgatgcacAATCATGcttgaggctcatagatggcgctttgtttttattttgaaagaagttttacttgacTTACACAGCACGGTGAGCGGCAGCGCGGCGGCGCACACGAACTGCTCGGCGTCGCGCTGGTAGGCGGGCGCGCAGCACGTCACCGTCGACTCGTCGTGCTCGTGCGTGATGTTCAGCTGGATGTCGCTCACCACCAGCCGCTGGGACGACTCTATCTGTTTACATTTTGATAACTCTTAAGTACAAGTATATCCTTGTTGTTCTCTTAGTCGGGTAGAGCGGGCTTGTTGAGCCATTTTTCATTTGATCGGTCATAGCTCCTCAATCTTATGTCATGTTGGCTTATAATGCATAATGATGTTTAAGTCTTTTATCCATCTCTAAAAGTAGGTAT is part of the Bicyclus anynana chromosome 5, ilBicAnyn1.1, whole genome shotgun sequence genome and harbors:
- the LOC112050081 gene encoding uncharacterized protein LOC112050081 is translated as MFSCYCVLWLAVAVVLLKIIDAQDIFTVEAVLGHSVELPCNVTAEREDDRLNTLAWYRNGSTTAFYSSRDLRGAGSVMSPGERYRLVASESEGVDKLQILKVRATDAGVYRCHANFAASPTRKTYLQLTVIEPPQKLWVIYENGTRVTTASMDSNASRNIGPFYVGDTIYLFCVAFEGKPTPSLSWVTGQRLLKNTATPLSEQRVRSDLRYGPLLREDHGRVFTCLAKNNDKTPPLLIDVAIDMYLPPQLVSVRVSGSRADTVSVGRVRADEPLSLQCRVLGARPLPPVVWRLDDTQLVNLEQNTTIESSQRLVVSDIQLNITHEHDESTVTCCAPAYQRDAEQFVCAAALPLTVLYPPIVQIVVEDSLEDNTLAVVKGSNVSMNCSYQANPSVHQLIWFHEGDIKYQDTDSAVQPSLTLSAVSDTDAGEYVCGAISELGTTYSEPIVVDVTYPPFCEDETVVEYGVGDNECQNLTCKVQANPEPTKYQWLLIHEVNGSKLRSNHSITLETDDSVLSYIRPNGTTTLIYCWGLNGIINNELQPKRCTFMITDETPPRTPTNCEAVINALKEITVTCEEGYDGGMQQKFKFIVYSLDSDEQLVSIITQEPKFMIQEPKQANYKFVIIAFNEKGDSESVEIEKDSIIDENNGGAETISAVTNITTLALSLCGGVALLALAACGLVLCAHERGSRADIPRALQDPPLCAFSTDETCETFHDSDDGSEFNVRRTESFRRAMAKYPQKNFDVRRTSSFHSARYPHETEHEPKCNDLSRHSASCRVHSLQNISRKREMDMLCDHLVMHLPPETSYNVPKPMNTFYTMPRKMRHKAAKEISDETSEITQNSDGFSLPPPPDEFGTYRAATRIRDVPSKSTPSYTTVVRHNSTNKEPQKYNNVIISPMNTVGLPSISGTQTLYSYPDDHHQVNTNPFDDSP